In one window of Deinobacterium chartae DNA:
- a CDS encoding winged helix-turn-helix domain-containing protein produces MTGADSGRPPPEAFYRVDDPRQAKLLTDEASRACFRPFLARELSAAQAARELGIRLDALLYRVRVFERVGLLRVVRCEPRRGRPIKIYRSSADAYFVPHRLTAHADLEESFYRSFEPTLRQLAAAAARRYRDGWDGYRFYRAADGHAWMEGAPQHDRYPDLDDPGRQISFDFNLEAWLDEAQARELQAELVALLNRYRRYQSPGPGRRYLLAAFLGDLSES; encoded by the coding sequence ATGACAGGTGCAGATTCCGGTAGGCCTCCGCCCGAGGCGTTTTACCGGGTAGATGATCCCCGGCAGGCGAAGCTGCTCACCGACGAGGCCAGCCGCGCCTGCTTCCGACCCTTTCTGGCCCGCGAGCTGAGTGCCGCGCAGGCCGCGCGTGAGCTGGGCATCCGCCTCGACGCGCTGCTCTACCGCGTGCGGGTCTTCGAGCGGGTCGGGCTGCTACGGGTGGTGCGCTGCGAGCCGCGCCGGGGCCGGCCCATCAAGATCTACCGCTCGAGCGCGGACGCCTACTTTGTGCCGCACCGCCTCACCGCGCACGCCGACCTCGAGGAGAGCTTTTACCGGAGTTTCGAGCCCACCTTGCGCCAGCTCGCAGCAGCCGCGGCGCGCCGCTACCGGGACGGTTGGGACGGCTACCGCTTCTACCGCGCTGCCGACGGTCATGCCTGGATGGAAGGAGCCCCGCAGCACGACCGCTATCCGGACCTGGATGACCCGGGGCGGCAGATCAGCTTCGACTTCAACCTCGAGGCGTGGCTGGACGAGGCGCAGGCACGCGAGCTTCAGGCCGAACTGGTCGCGCTGCTAAACCGTTACCGCAGATATCAGTCTCCCGGGCCCGGACGGCGCTACCTGCTGGCAGCCTTTTTGGGGGACCTCTCCGAAAGCTGA
- a CDS encoding UvrD-helicase domain-containing protein → MSDLLAQLNPAQAQAAAHFRGPALVLAGAGSGKTRTLIYRIAHLIQEHGVAPHQILAVTFTNKAAAEMRERAAKLVEGADELWMSTFHSAGVRILRAYGEHVGLKRGFVIYDDDDQLDLLKEIIGALPGAGPDTNPRYLRAIIDRAKSNLWSPDDLLRLGEEWISGMRKDVAAEGYRRYQSRLRAANAIDFSDLLVETVRLFRTVPEVLEKIQNRAVFIHIDEYQDTNRAQYEFARLLASRDRNVLVVGDPDQSIYRFRGADIQNILDFQNDYPDAKVYRLEHNYRSTAAVLEAANKLIVNNSERLEKVLRPVKEEGGPVRFYRAPDHRAEADFVAMHVTRGRAEGVALKDIAVLYRTNAQSRVVEESLRRAGIPARIVGGVGFYDRREIKDLLAYTRLAINPSDDVALRRIIGRPKRGIGDTALAKLSEWAQQHGTSVLEACRNAETILERGAAKATEFHALMNSLSEAVEMYSPQGFLKFALEVTGYEDMLRAEKDSENLSRLENLEELIVAAEEWARENEGGTVADFLDDAALLSSVDDARVKRENGNADVPEDAVTLMTLHNAKGLEFPIVFIVGVEEGLLPSKNSLTEPGGLEEERRLMYVGITRAMDQLYLTAAENRQTFGKTVSSEESRFLSEIEGLYQEVNQYGEVLGERRASRGTWRSFNPGSTATQSKPATAASATEAGAYRGGERVSHPKFGEGQVLAVSGFGDKQQVVVNFPSAGTKTLLTKFANLTRL, encoded by the coding sequence GTGAGCGATTTACTGGCGCAACTCAACCCCGCCCAGGCCCAGGCTGCCGCGCACTTCCGTGGCCCGGCGCTGGTGCTGGCGGGCGCGGGAAGCGGGAAGACCCGGACCCTGATTTACCGTATCGCGCACCTGATCCAGGAGCACGGTGTGGCCCCGCACCAGATCCTGGCGGTGACGTTTACCAACAAGGCCGCTGCCGAGATGCGCGAACGCGCCGCCAAGCTGGTCGAAGGAGCCGACGAGCTGTGGATGAGCACCTTCCACTCGGCCGGGGTGCGCATCTTGCGTGCGTACGGCGAACACGTGGGCTTGAAGCGCGGCTTCGTGATCTACGACGACGACGACCAGCTCGATCTGCTCAAGGAGATCATCGGAGCCCTGCCCGGCGCCGGACCCGACACCAACCCCCGCTACCTCCGGGCGATCATCGACCGCGCCAAGAGCAATCTGTGGAGCCCCGACGACCTGCTGCGCCTGGGCGAGGAGTGGATCTCGGGCATGCGCAAGGACGTGGCCGCCGAGGGCTACCGCCGCTACCAGAGCCGCCTGCGCGCCGCGAACGCCATCGACTTCAGCGACCTGCTGGTCGAGACCGTGCGGCTGTTCCGCACGGTGCCCGAGGTGCTCGAAAAAATCCAGAACCGCGCGGTCTTCATTCACATCGACGAGTACCAGGACACCAACCGCGCCCAGTACGAATTTGCGCGCCTGCTCGCCTCGAGGGATCGCAACGTGCTGGTGGTCGGCGACCCCGATCAGAGCATCTACCGCTTCCGCGGAGCCGACATCCAGAACATCCTCGATTTCCAGAATGACTACCCCGACGCGAAGGTCTACCGTCTCGAGCACAACTACCGCTCGACCGCCGCAGTCCTCGAGGCGGCCAACAAACTGATCGTCAACAACTCCGAGCGCCTCGAGAAGGTGCTGCGTCCGGTCAAGGAAGAGGGCGGCCCGGTGCGCTTCTACCGTGCCCCCGACCACCGCGCCGAGGCCGACTTCGTGGCGATGCACGTCACCCGTGGCCGCGCCGAGGGCGTGGCCCTCAAAGACATCGCGGTGCTCTACCGCACCAACGCGCAGTCGCGCGTGGTCGAAGAGAGCCTGCGCCGCGCCGGTATCCCCGCGCGCATCGTGGGTGGGGTGGGCTTCTACGACCGCCGCGAGATCAAGGACCTGCTGGCCTACACCCGCCTGGCCATCAACCCCTCAGACGACGTGGCCCTGCGCCGCATCATCGGGCGGCCCAAGCGCGGCATCGGCGACACGGCGCTGGCCAAACTCTCCGAGTGGGCCCAGCAGCACGGCACTTCGGTCCTCGAGGCCTGCCGCAACGCCGAGACCATCCTCGAGCGCGGGGCCGCCAAGGCCACCGAATTCCACGCGCTGATGAACTCGCTGTCCGAGGCGGTCGAGATGTACAGCCCCCAGGGCTTCCTCAAGTTCGCCCTCGAGGTCACCGGCTACGAGGACATGCTGCGCGCCGAGAAGGACAGCGAGAACCTCTCGCGTCTCGAGAACCTCGAGGAACTGATCGTGGCCGCCGAGGAATGGGCGCGCGAGAACGAGGGCGGTACCGTTGCCGACTTTCTCGACGACGCCGCGCTGCTCTCCTCGGTGGACGACGCGCGCGTCAAGCGCGAAAACGGCAACGCGGACGTTCCCGAGGACGCCGTGACCCTCATGACCCTGCACAATGCCAAGGGCCTCGAGTTCCCGATCGTGTTCATCGTGGGTGTGGAAGAGGGGCTGCTGCCCTCCAAGAACTCGCTGACCGAGCCGGGCGGCCTCGAGGAGGAACGCCGCCTGATGTACGTGGGCATCACCCGTGCCATGGACCAGCTCTACCTCACCGCCGCCGAGAACCGCCAGACCTTCGGAAAGACCGTGTCCAGCGAGGAGTCCCGTTTCCTGAGCGAAATCGAGGGGCTCTACCAGGAGGTCAACCAGTACGGCGAGGTGCTGGGCGAGCGGCGTGCCTCGCGCGGTACGTGGCGCAGCTTCAACCCGGGCAGTACCGCCACCCAGTCCAAACCGGCCACAGCGGCAAGCGCGACCGAAGCGGGGGCTTACCGTGGCGGCGAGCGGGTCTCGCACCCCAAGTTCGGCGAGGGGCAGGTGCTGGCCGTGTCGGGCTTCGGCGACAAGCAGCAGGTGGTGGTCAACTTCCCTTCGGCGGGTACCAAGACCCTGCTGACCAAATTTGCCAATCTGACCCGGTTGTAG
- a CDS encoding Rrf2 family transcriptional regulator has protein sequence MRLSTTDIYAFQALGYLGTQPLDRWVSSDEISESTGIARPYLVRVLAVLSGKGIVKSKKGIGGGYALSRKPHLISLCEVVRAVDGPVAPLSCISLNWHEPCVEEPRCHARTAVWQRIRDALLAVLGDVSVADLAKDFQQGVNYQPCLHHLLRPNV, from the coding sequence ATGCGGCTTTCCACCACCGATATTTACGCGTTTCAAGCCCTGGGATATCTCGGGACGCAGCCCCTGGACCGCTGGGTGAGCAGCGATGAGATCAGCGAGTCCACCGGTATCGCCCGACCCTATCTGGTACGGGTGCTGGCCGTGCTGAGCGGCAAGGGCATCGTCAAGTCAAAGAAGGGAATCGGGGGCGGTTACGCTCTGAGCCGCAAACCCCACCTGATCTCGCTGTGCGAGGTGGTACGTGCGGTGGACGGTCCGGTGGCCCCGCTGTCGTGCATCTCACTGAACTGGCACGAGCCCTGCGTCGAGGAGCCGCGCTGCCACGCGCGCACCGCAGTGTGGCAGCGCATTCGTGACGCGCTGCTGGCCGTGCTCGGGGACGTGTCGGTTGCGGACCTGGCCAAGGATTTTCAGCAGGGCGTCAACTATCAGCCCTGTTTGCACCACCTGCTGCGTCCCAACGTGTAA
- a CDS encoding MFS transporter: MNKALSPALRRRRLERVYWTVTALHWFGTVLPMAVTVLLAQQRGLSLAEIGLYSGLYSLTVALLEVPTGSLADRWGRRRLTVVAYGVGLLSKLIFLFAFSLPMFLLYALVYGAARALGSGALEAWFVDELQATDPDGDLQPPLARAGAVELSALGLGTLVGGALPGLFPGPASATGVLTPLSLPVVASFGLEVLTLLAVLLLVRETPGPHPDGHTFTPIRSACALAWGNPKLRLLLAVSAINGLGLAAVETFWQPHFARLMGGSPDTLLYGLLLAGCFGVGVLGNLLATPLNRLLGGRTALSAALLQGLQGLSLLLLAAQSALLAAGALLWLHYLARSGAYSPFGALYNAEVPSRLRSVMLSWVSLASFAGAALGSAALGPLAQAVSVSAAWTVAGALALVGALLLITLQRHAAFGPPGPLSSENAPGS, encoded by the coding sequence ATGAACAAGGCGCTCTCCCCCGCCCTGCGCCGACGCCGCCTCGAGCGGGTGTACTGGACGGTCACCGCCCTGCACTGGTTCGGGACCGTGCTGCCGATGGCCGTCACGGTGCTGCTGGCCCAGCAGCGCGGCCTGAGCCTGGCCGAGATCGGGCTGTACTCGGGACTGTACTCGCTGACCGTAGCCCTGCTCGAGGTGCCCACCGGCAGCCTGGCCGACCGCTGGGGCCGCAGGCGGCTCACCGTGGTGGCCTACGGCGTGGGGCTCTTGTCCAAGCTGATCTTCCTGTTCGCCTTCTCGCTGCCGATGTTCCTGCTGTACGCGCTGGTGTACGGCGCGGCACGCGCGCTCGGCTCGGGTGCCCTCGAGGCCTGGTTCGTGGACGAGCTGCAGGCCACCGATCCGGACGGCGACCTGCAACCGCCGCTGGCCCGCGCAGGAGCGGTGGAGCTCTCGGCCCTGGGGCTGGGTACTCTGGTGGGCGGAGCGCTGCCGGGGCTGTTTCCCGGACCGGCCTCCGCGACGGGCGTGCTGACCCCGCTGTCGCTCCCGGTGGTCGCCAGCTTTGGCCTGGAGGTCCTGACCCTGCTGGCGGTGCTGCTGCTGGTGCGAGAAACGCCTGGGCCGCACCCGGACGGTCATACGTTCACCCCGATACGCTCGGCGTGCGCGCTGGCCTGGGGCAATCCGAAACTGCGCCTGCTGCTGGCGGTCTCGGCGATCAACGGCCTGGGGCTGGCCGCCGTGGAGACCTTCTGGCAGCCGCATTTCGCCCGGCTGATGGGCGGCAGCCCGGACACGCTGCTTTACGGTCTGCTGCTGGCCGGCTGCTTCGGGGTGGGCGTGCTCGGCAACCTGCTGGCAACCCCGCTCAACCGCCTGCTCGGCGGCCGCACGGCCCTGAGCGCAGCGCTGCTGCAAGGCCTGCAGGGTCTGAGCCTGCTGCTGCTGGCCGCGCAGTCGGCCCTGCTCGCCGCCGGAGCGCTGCTGTGGCTCCATTACCTTGCCCGGTCCGGGGCCTACTCGCCGTTCGGAGCGCTGTACAACGCCGAGGTGCCCTCGAGGCTGCGCTCGGTGATGCTCTCGTGGGTGTCGCTGGCGAGCTTTGCGGGGGCGGCGCTGGGCAGCGCCGCGTTGGGGCCGCTGGCGCAGGCGGTGTCGGTATCGGCGGCGTGGACAGTCGCAGGAGCGCTGGCCCTTGTGGGCGCCCTGCTGTTGATCACCCTGCAACGGCACGCGGCCTTTGGGCCTCCCGGTCCGCTCTCCTCCGAAAACGCGCCGGGTTCCTGA
- a CDS encoding ABC transporter substrate-binding protein, whose product MKKALLLSALLTLPFASAQKAQVVRVGIFPNVTHAAGLVAVNRGLFSKELGGIKLEVKEFANGSQINEAFAAGAIDFAYVGPGPAMNAFMRGVPIQVIAGAAQAGAVLVARSDVKINGVRGLRGKRVAVPTRGSTQDISLRHLLKANGLKPQDAGGDVVIVPIDPANMPAAFAAKQVDAALTQEPWGALLEAQGAKLVLGQKAIWNDGKYTSTVLVGNTRFMKDNPQTTRAVLQGHLNAIAFIRKSNAAAQKALSDQIFEITRQRPDRDVLFKALARTTVTDAIDLGTLEEYAQLNREAGFARDVPDLKKFVNLELLQSLKK is encoded by the coding sequence ATGAAAAAAGCCCTGCTGCTGAGCGCCCTGCTGACCCTACCCTTTGCCTCGGCCCAAAAAGCCCAGGTGGTACGTGTTGGCATCTTCCCCAACGTCACCCACGCCGCCGGACTGGTCGCGGTCAACCGCGGCCTGTTCTCCAAGGAGCTCGGCGGAATCAAACTCGAGGTCAAAGAGTTCGCCAACGGTTCGCAGATCAACGAGGCTTTTGCCGCCGGAGCGATCGACTTCGCCTATGTGGGACCGGGACCGGCCATGAACGCTTTCATGCGCGGCGTTCCGATTCAGGTGATCGCGGGTGCGGCCCAGGCAGGAGCGGTGCTCGTCGCGCGCAGCGATGTCAAGATCAACGGCGTGAGGGGCCTGCGGGGCAAACGCGTGGCCGTACCTACCCGCGGCTCTACCCAGGACATCTCGCTGCGGCACCTGCTCAAAGCGAACGGCCTCAAGCCCCAGGACGCAGGCGGCGACGTGGTGATCGTTCCGATCGACCCGGCCAACATGCCCGCCGCCTTCGCGGCCAAACAGGTGGACGCCGCGCTCACCCAAGAACCGTGGGGCGCGCTCCTCGAGGCGCAGGGCGCGAAACTGGTGCTGGGCCAGAAGGCCATCTGGAACGACGGCAAATACACCTCGACCGTGCTGGTCGGCAACACCCGTTTCATGAAGGACAACCCGCAGACCACCCGCGCGGTGCTGCAGGGGCACCTGAACGCCATCGCCTTTATCCGCAAGTCGAACGCAGCGGCGCAAAAAGCCCTCTCCGACCAGATCTTCGAAATCACCCGTCAGCGCCCCGACCGCGACGTGCTGTTCAAGGCCCTGGCCCGCACCACCGTGACCGACGCGATCGACCTGGGTACCCTCGAGGAGTACGCGCAGCTCAACCGGGAAGCCGGCTTCGCGCGCGACGTGCCGGACCTGAAAAAGTTCGTCAACCTCGAACTGCTCCAGAGTCTCAAAAAATAA
- a CDS encoding ABC transporter ATP-binding protein: protein MTLTRTESMTDSNTAEPLLRLEGLRFRYGPRATGLGPLDLTVRPGEFVCVVGPSGSGKSTLLGVLAGFLRPESGSVTLAGRPLNGPSELQTLVQQEHALFAWRTVTRNVEFGLEMRGVPREERRRRAAETLELVGLSEYAGRRVHQLSGGQRQRVSIARALAVEPRLLLLDEPFSALDVNTRHALGDELLRIWRERQPTVVFVTHHLEEALRLGQRVVVLREGVVTLDGPARELSEARLLEALGT from the coding sequence GTGACCTTGACCCGCACGGAAAGCATGACCGATTCGAACACTGCAGAACCGCTGCTGCGCCTCGAGGGGCTGCGCTTCCGCTACGGGCCGCGCGCGACCGGGCTGGGTCCGCTCGACCTGACGGTGCGCCCGGGCGAGTTCGTGTGCGTGGTGGGGCCCTCGGGCAGCGGCAAAAGCACGCTGCTGGGGGTGCTGGCCGGTTTCCTGCGGCCCGAGTCCGGCAGCGTGACGCTGGCCGGGCGGCCGCTGAACGGCCCGAGCGAACTGCAGACGCTGGTACAGCAGGAACACGCGCTGTTCGCATGGCGCACGGTGACCCGCAACGTCGAGTTCGGCCTGGAAATGCGCGGCGTCCCCCGCGAGGAACGCCGCCGCCGCGCGGCGGAAACGCTGGAGCTGGTGGGTCTGAGCGAGTACGCGGGGCGCCGCGTGCACCAGCTCTCGGGCGGGCAGCGCCAGCGGGTCTCGATCGCCCGCGCGCTGGCGGTAGAGCCCCGGCTGCTGCTGCTCGACGAACCGTTCTCGGCGCTCGACGTGAACACGCGCCACGCCCTGGGCGACGAACTGCTGCGCATCTGGCGCGAGCGTCAGCCCACGGTGGTCTTCGTGACCCACCACCTCGAGGAGGCCCTGCGGCTGGGTCAGCGCGTGGTGGTGCTGCGCGAGGGCGTCGTCACCCTCGACGGCCCGGCGCGTGAACTGAGCGAGGCACGGCTGCTCGAGGCGCTGGGCACCTGA
- a CDS encoding DUF4395 domain-containing protein, which produces MKTDPDALRFNQMALVSLTLGSLLLGSPALLALTALALLLGTACPPLAPFKNLYTRVLRPLLRLPVRRVDDDPRAHNFAQGMGGSVLTLASLAYLGGLPLLGTALAVVVVALALLNLTTGYCLGCQLYFHYRMLRHRLTR; this is translated from the coding sequence GTGAAAACCGATCCAGACGCCCTGAGGTTCAACCAGATGGCCCTGGTTTCCCTGACGCTGGGCAGCCTGCTGCTGGGATCTCCCGCTCTGCTGGCCCTCACCGCGCTCGCGCTGCTGCTCGGTACCGCCTGTCCCCCGCTGGCTCCGTTCAAGAACCTGTACACCCGCGTGCTGCGCCCCCTGCTGCGGCTGCCGGTGCGCCGCGTGGACGACGACCCGAGAGCGCACAATTTCGCTCAGGGGATGGGCGGCAGCGTGCTGACCTTGGCCTCCTTGGCCTACCTGGGCGGCCTTCCCCTGCTCGGCACGGCACTGGCCGTCGTGGTGGTGGCCCTGGCCCTGCTGAACCTCACCACCGGCTACTGCCTGGGCTGCCAGCTGTACTTCCACTACCGCATGCTGCGCCACCGCCTGACCCGCTGA
- a CDS encoding putative bifunctional diguanylate cyclase/phosphodiesterase, with protein MALTRSKDFFLIVGLGAIVLLHAVWVASLPTPGEVRTIISNSLFLIACLLVALLALGTARAQEKQRRIWNRIAAGVIFWGVGTGIYFFLELTGIAAPFPSLADVFYLLLPVFFASAILRYPQEPFRRREQLNLLLEIAIVVITVGLLLWQGYYAEVVHQYHGQLFALMVSSAYPLSDLVLLSLLLLVGLRQPLEVPRREGYALGVGLLLFVAADNGYAYFTAQGSYVTGDPVDLLWMGGFFCFGLMAYLSGQRPGRASRSGAGEIWLAARVQGMLRALPYLAVLVCTVLLVVHSNGRHEQAMLQGCVLVIVLVLVRQALTLLENHTLNRSLQRAVEAEARTSAMLREREAGFRLMAENSSDLILRLSRRGRLLYASPAARDLLGYAPEELLGCSVLAALPRHARLEAVRTLQADADISVHCYPLRRADGREVWLEVTLRKIRDSQGQLLEYQGSARDVTVRKLHERLEVDRRDVLERIATAQPIAEVMAALTHLIGQQLPQAASAVWSVDEGHLCHLASSGLDPAARALLEGAPVRSPQLPAARAAASRNAVWGELAGGSCWSLPMLSENAKVLGVLDVYPSNPGEPSGNQLEVLRVAAQLGQVALEQEELRAQLAYQARFDQLTGLPNRLSLQDRLSGALLAADRSGQPSALLFVDLDRFKHINDTLGHAVGDALLCEVARRMSACVRPGDTVARMGGDEFVVILERLERPEQAAEVGHRIVARLAQAFKLDPHELYITASVGVSLYPRDASSAAELLRTADIAMYSAKQAGKNALRFFEASMNAELDAQQDLERQLHRAVERGEFELNYQPQFDLQTGELRAFEALLRWQHPRLGPVPPTRFIPVAEEGGMIVPIGCWVIDQACAQLRRWQDAGLQVRLAVNIAPLQFAHGDFVSSVEAALARYGLEGSFLELELNESALMTDLEASARQLAALRALGVSVAVDDFGTGYSSLAYLERLPVNTLKIDRLFVDAMRNNQGTLVASIIALAHAMKLQVVAEGIEGADQLEALRRIGCDLGQGYHLALPLRADEATAGLLERAPVSG; from the coding sequence ATGGCGCTGACCCGTAGCAAAGACTTCTTCCTGATCGTCGGGCTTGGTGCCATCGTCCTGCTGCATGCTGTCTGGGTTGCTTCCCTACCCACGCCGGGCGAAGTGCGAACGATCATCTCTAACTCGCTGTTTCTGATTGCCTGCTTGCTGGTGGCACTGCTGGCACTGGGCACCGCCCGCGCGCAGGAGAAACAGCGCCGGATATGGAACCGGATCGCTGCAGGCGTCATCTTCTGGGGGGTTGGAACAGGAATTTATTTCTTTCTCGAGCTCACCGGGATCGCAGCACCGTTTCCGTCATTGGCCGACGTCTTTTACCTGTTGCTTCCGGTCTTTTTTGCCTCGGCGATCCTTCGGTATCCGCAGGAGCCGTTCAGGCGGCGTGAGCAGCTGAACCTGCTGCTGGAGATCGCCATCGTCGTGATCACCGTCGGTTTGCTGCTGTGGCAGGGGTACTACGCAGAAGTGGTTCACCAGTATCACGGTCAGCTCTTCGCGCTGATGGTGTCCAGCGCGTATCCGCTCTCGGATCTGGTCCTGCTCAGCCTGTTGCTGCTGGTGGGATTGCGCCAGCCCCTCGAGGTGCCGCGGCGCGAGGGGTACGCGCTGGGTGTGGGCCTGTTGCTGTTCGTAGCAGCCGATAACGGCTACGCCTACTTCACCGCGCAGGGCAGCTACGTTACCGGTGATCCGGTAGACCTGCTGTGGATGGGCGGTTTCTTTTGCTTTGGCCTGATGGCTTACCTCTCGGGACAGAGGCCGGGCCGTGCGAGCCGATCAGGAGCGGGCGAAATCTGGTTGGCAGCGCGCGTTCAGGGGATGTTGCGCGCGCTGCCGTATCTGGCCGTATTGGTGTGTACGGTGCTGCTGGTCGTGCACTCTAACGGCAGGCACGAGCAGGCAATGCTGCAAGGATGTGTGCTGGTCATCGTGCTGGTGCTGGTCCGTCAGGCCCTGACCCTGCTTGAGAATCACACGCTCAACCGTTCGTTGCAGCGGGCAGTGGAGGCCGAGGCCCGGACCAGCGCGATGCTGCGCGAGCGCGAGGCCGGCTTTCGGCTGATGGCCGAGAACTCCAGCGACTTGATCTTGCGCCTGAGCCGGCGGGGCCGTCTGCTGTACGCCTCGCCCGCCGCCCGTGACCTGCTCGGGTACGCTCCCGAGGAGCTGTTGGGGTGTTCGGTGTTGGCCGCCTTGCCGCGCCACGCCCGTCTCGAGGCGGTCCGTACCCTCCAGGCCGATGCAGACATCTCGGTGCACTGCTATCCGCTGCGCCGCGCGGACGGCCGGGAGGTCTGGCTCGAGGTGACCCTGCGCAAGATTCGGGACAGCCAGGGCCAGTTGCTGGAATACCAGGGATCGGCGCGCGACGTGACCGTCCGCAAGCTGCACGAGCGCCTCGAGGTGGACCGGCGCGACGTGCTCGAGCGCATCGCGACCGCGCAGCCGATCGCCGAGGTCATGGCGGCCCTGACCCACCTGATCGGTCAGCAGCTCCCGCAGGCCGCCAGCGCGGTCTGGAGCGTAGACGAAGGCCACCTGTGCCACCTCGCCTCGAGCGGCTTGGACCCCGCCGCACGCGCACTTCTCGAGGGGGCGCCGGTTCGCTCCCCGCAGTTGCCCGCCGCTCGGGCTGCCGCCTCGAGGAACGCGGTCTGGGGAGAGCTGGCGGGCGGATCGTGTTGGTCGTTGCCGATGCTTTCCGAGAACGCCAAGGTGCTGGGCGTGCTGGACGTGTACCCCTCCAATCCCGGTGAGCCGTCGGGCAACCAGCTCGAGGTGCTGCGTGTCGCCGCGCAGCTCGGTCAGGTGGCGCTCGAACAGGAGGAGCTGCGGGCACAGCTGGCCTACCAGGCCCGCTTTGACCAGCTGACCGGGCTGCCCAACCGCCTGTCCCTGCAAGACCGCCTGTCGGGCGCCCTGCTGGCAGCCGACCGCAGCGGGCAGCCCAGCGCGCTGCTGTTTGTGGATCTCGACCGTTTCAAACACATCAACGACACGCTCGGTCACGCGGTGGGTGACGCGCTGCTGTGCGAGGTGGCGCGCCGCATGAGTGCGTGCGTGCGCCCCGGAGACACGGTGGCGCGCATGGGGGGAGACGAGTTCGTGGTGATTTTGGAGCGCCTCGAGCGGCCCGAACAGGCCGCCGAGGTGGGGCACCGCATCGTTGCTCGGCTGGCGCAGGCGTTCAAGCTCGATCCGCACGAGCTCTACATCACGGCCAGCGTCGGCGTGAGCCTGTACCCGCGGGACGCCTCGAGCGCCGCCGAACTGCTGCGCACCGCAGACATCGCGATGTACAGCGCCAAGCAGGCGGGCAAGAACGCGCTGCGCTTCTTCGAGGCGAGCATGAACGCCGAACTGGACGCCCAGCAGGACCTGGAGCGCCAGTTGCACCGCGCTGTGGAGCGCGGCGAATTCGAACTGAACTACCAGCCGCAGTTCGACCTGCAAACCGGTGAGCTGCGCGCTTTCGAGGCGCTGCTGCGCTGGCAGCACCCCCGCCTGGGTCCGGTGCCCCCCACCCGCTTTATTCCTGTTGCCGAAGAAGGCGGCATGATCGTCCCGATCGGCTGCTGGGTGATCGATCAGGCCTGCGCTCAACTGCGCCGCTGGCAGGACGCGGGCCTGCAGGTCCGGCTCGCTGTCAACATCGCCCCCCTGCAGTTCGCGCACGGCGATTTCGTGTCGAGCGTCGAAGCCGCCCTCGCGCGGTACGGCCTCGAGGGCAGCTTTCTTGAGCTGGAGCTGAACGAGAGCGCTCTGATGACGGACCTCGAGGCCTCGGCACGTCAGCTCGCCGCTTTGAGGGCGCTGGGCGTGTCGGTGGCGGTAGACGACTTCGGCACGGGTTACTCGAGCCTGGCGTACCTCGAGCGGCTGCCGGTCAACACCCTCAAGATCGACCGCCTGTTTGTGGACGCCATGCGGAACAACCAGGGAACGCTGGTCGCTTCGATCATCGCGCTGGCCCACGCCATGAAGCTGCAGGTCGTGGCGGAAGGTATCGAAGGAGCCGATCAGCTCGAGGCCCTGCGGCGCATCGGGTGCGACCTGGGACAGGGTTACCATCTGGCGCTGCCCCTGCGGGCCGATGAGGCCACTGCAGGGCTGCTCGAACGGGCTCCGGTGTCCGGCTGA
- a CDS encoding ABC transporter permease, with protein sequence MQAGRPLPASLARPGRSGWWVQLVGIAVLLGLWALVTEVLKIWPPYVMPGPGLVWQEFVYGFTGSGPDGKLGLAVLNSLRRVLIGYAVAVALGLLLGAVLAASRPLRETVGGWLTAVQSIPSIAFVPLAILWFGLNERAVLFVVILEGFIPVALSVSSALLNVPPALRIAGRTLGARGGRLYTQVLLPAALPSLASGLRVAWSFAWRALIGAELLTSNPGLGQVLETGRNISNTALVIASMIIVGALGSLFDLLLRRFEARVRRNYGLEGST encoded by the coding sequence ATGCAGGCCGGACGTCCGTTGCCCGCCAGCCTCGCACGCCCTGGCCGGAGCGGCTGGTGGGTTCAGCTGGTAGGCATCGCGGTGCTGCTGGGCCTGTGGGCACTGGTGACCGAGGTGCTCAAGATCTGGCCGCCCTACGTGATGCCCGGCCCCGGGCTGGTATGGCAGGAGTTCGTGTACGGCTTCACCGGCAGCGGACCCGACGGCAAGCTGGGGCTGGCGGTGCTCAACTCGCTGCGGCGGGTACTCATCGGCTACGCCGTCGCGGTGGCCCTGGGCCTGCTGCTGGGGGCGGTGCTGGCAGCCTCGAGGCCGCTGCGCGAGACGGTGGGCGGCTGGCTCACGGCGGTGCAGTCGATCCCGTCGATCGCCTTCGTGCCGCTGGCCATCTTGTGGTTCGGCCTCAACGAGCGGGCGGTGCTGTTCGTGGTGATCCTCGAGGGTTTTATTCCGGTGGCGCTGTCGGTGTCGTCCGCGCTGCTGAACGTTCCGCCCGCGCTGCGCATCGCCGGGCGCACGCTGGGCGCGCGCGGCGGGCGCCTGTACACGCAGGTGCTGCTGCCCGCCGCGCTGCCCAGCCTCGCCAGCGGCCTGCGCGTCGCCTGGAGCTTTGCGTGGCGCGCCCTGATCGGCGCGGAACTGCTGACTTCCAACCCCGGGCTGGGGCAGGTGCTGGAGACCGGACGCAACATCTCGAACACCGCGCTGGTGATCGCCTCGATGATCATCGTGGGCGCGCTGGGCAGCCTGTTCGACCTGCTGCTGCGCCGCTTCGAGGCACGGGTGCGCCGCAACTACGGACTGGAGGGAAGCACGTGA